One part of the Segnochrobactrum spirostomi genome encodes these proteins:
- a CDS encoding MurR/RpiR family transcriptional regulator yields the protein MTTAPHIDLVARLREIAIAGSRSDQRLAAEVLADPEFATRAPIADLALRAAVSEPTVTRFCRALGCTGLRDFKVRLAQAVATAGRYMRPAVRRDPGERMPQMIAAGAHGAIEAVCQGIDLGRLADAAERVVGARMVRAYGSGGTSSFAAVELETRLFRLGVPISSHIDGEVQRMTAAAADAETAVVAYSVSGEVRSVVDAVTVARHYGAATIAFTAPGSPLADAAAIVFPFRVDEGLDVFRPSPARYAMLALTDLLAMAVAERIGTPAVERMRRIKHHQGLNRRDATHLPLGD from the coding sequence GTGACGACGGCGCCTCATATCGATCTGGTGGCCCGGCTGCGGGAGATCGCCATCGCCGGCAGCCGGTCGGACCAGCGCCTCGCGGCCGAAGTGCTCGCCGATCCCGAATTCGCCACCCGCGCGCCGATCGCCGACCTCGCCTTGCGCGCGGCGGTGAGCGAGCCGACGGTGACACGCTTCTGCCGCGCGCTCGGCTGCACGGGCCTGCGCGACTTCAAGGTCCGCCTCGCGCAAGCGGTAGCGACCGCCGGGCGCTACATGCGGCCGGCGGTGCGCCGCGATCCCGGTGAGCGGATGCCGCAGATGATCGCCGCCGGAGCCCACGGGGCGATCGAGGCGGTCTGCCAGGGCATCGATCTCGGCCGGCTGGCGGACGCGGCCGAACGGGTCGTCGGCGCGCGGATGGTGCGGGCCTACGGCTCCGGCGGCACGTCGTCGTTCGCCGCGGTGGAGCTCGAGACCCGCCTGTTCCGGCTGGGGGTGCCGATTTCATCCCACATAGACGGCGAGGTGCAGCGCATGACCGCCGCCGCGGCCGATGCCGAGACCGCCGTCGTCGCCTATTCCGTCTCGGGCGAGGTCCGCTCCGTCGTCGATGCGGTCACCGTCGCCCGGCATTATGGGGCGGCGACGATCGCCTTCACGGCGCCGGGTTCGCCGCTCGCCGATGCCGCGGCGATCGTCTTTCCGTTCCGTGTCGACGAAGGGCTCGACGTTTTTCGCCCGTCGCCGGCGCGCTATGCGATGCTCGCGCTGACCGATCTCCTCGCCATGGCGGTGGCGGAGCGGATCGGCACCCCGGCGGTCGAGCGGATGCGCCGCATCAAGCATCACCAGGGCCTCAACCGCCGCGACGCCACCCATCTCCCGCTCGGGGACTGA
- a CDS encoding D-TA family PLP-dependent enzyme: MPFDRLETPCVLIDLDRVEANLARAQAYADANGLALRPHIKTHKLPRFAKRQIELGAVGITCQKLGEAEVMADAGITDIFLPYNIVGPAKLARLKALAGRIRLSVTADGAAVVDGLSRSFAAAAEPLSVLVECDTGMGRCGVQTPEEALALAETIAAAPGLVFGGLMTYPATGKVEAANAWLKAAVALLSARGLPPAIVSNGGTPDLWHAGEVSVATEHRPGTYIYLDRFQVEKGVGSFDDCALTVLTTVVSRPTADRAVVDAGSKALTSDTLGLDGFGRVVGYEDAVVKALSEEHGVIDLSACGETRPQVGDLLRIIPNHACVVSNLFDAVHLVRGDTVVETVPVAARGRVD; this comes from the coding sequence GTGCCGTTCGATCGTCTCGAAACGCCTTGCGTCCTCATCGATCTCGACCGCGTCGAGGCGAACCTCGCCCGCGCGCAAGCCTATGCCGACGCGAACGGGCTCGCGCTGCGCCCGCACATCAAGACCCACAAGCTGCCGCGCTTCGCCAAGCGCCAGATCGAGCTCGGCGCGGTCGGCATCACCTGCCAGAAGCTCGGCGAGGCCGAGGTGATGGCGGATGCCGGGATCACCGACATCTTCCTGCCCTACAACATCGTAGGTCCCGCGAAGCTCGCCCGCCTCAAGGCGCTCGCGGGCCGCATCCGCCTGTCGGTGACGGCGGACGGCGCGGCGGTCGTCGACGGCCTGTCGCGCAGCTTCGCCGCCGCGGCCGAGCCACTGAGCGTCCTCGTCGAATGCGACACCGGCATGGGGCGCTGCGGCGTGCAGACGCCGGAGGAGGCGCTCGCGCTCGCCGAGACGATCGCCGCCGCGCCGGGCCTCGTCTTCGGCGGGCTGATGACCTATCCGGCGACCGGCAAGGTCGAGGCCGCGAACGCGTGGCTGAAGGCGGCCGTCGCGCTCCTCAGCGCCCGCGGTCTGCCGCCCGCGATCGTCTCCAACGGCGGCACGCCGGACCTCTGGCACGCCGGCGAGGTCTCTGTCGCGACCGAGCATCGGCCCGGCACCTACATCTATCTCGACCGCTTTCAGGTCGAGAAGGGCGTCGGCAGCTTCGACGATTGCGCGCTCACGGTGCTGACGACCGTCGTCAGCCGGCCGACCGCCGACCGCGCCGTGGTCGATGCCGGGTCCAAGGCGCTGACGAGCGACACCCTCGGGCTCGACGGCTTCGGCCGTGTCGTCGGCTATGAGGACGCCGTGGTGAAGGCGCTCAGCGAGGAGCACGGGGTGATCGACCTCTCCGCCTGCGGCGAGACGCGGCCCCAGGTCGGCGACCTCCTGCGCATCATTCCGAACCATGCCTGCGTTGTCTCGAACCTGTTCGACGCCGTCCATCTCGTCCGCGGCGATACGGTCGTCGAGACGGTTCCGGTCGCCGCACGCGGCCGGGTCGATTGA
- a CDS encoding TIM barrel protein: MGFRFSANTGFLFKDRPFLERITAAKAAGFDALEFHDEAQSADPSALADALTAAALPVLGINVRMGDTSGCAAIPGAADQARRDIDAAAAVASRIGATAIHVVAGKTDDVGADAAYRAALDYALGATDLIILIEPISKIAIPGYFLNGMDQARTIIEEIDHPRLKILFDCYHAAALTDGDILSAFASVAPWVGHVQIAAYPGRDEPRVGAAASPDFARLLPALAAGGYPGPFGCEYRPAGDIAACVADLRTIA; the protein is encoded by the coding sequence GTGGGCTTCCGCTTCTCCGCCAATACCGGCTTTCTGTTCAAGGATCGGCCGTTCCTTGAGCGCATCACCGCCGCCAAGGCCGCAGGCTTCGATGCGCTCGAATTCCATGACGAGGCGCAGAGCGCCGATCCGTCGGCGCTCGCGGACGCGCTCACAGCGGCGGCGCTTCCCGTGCTCGGCATCAATGTCCGCATGGGCGACACCTCCGGGTGCGCGGCGATCCCGGGCGCGGCGGACCAAGCCCGGCGGGACATCGACGCGGCGGCCGCCGTCGCGAGCCGCATCGGGGCGACGGCGATCCACGTCGTCGCCGGAAAGACGGACGATGTGGGGGCGGATGCCGCCTACCGGGCGGCACTCGACTACGCGCTCGGGGCGACGGACCTGATTATCCTCATCGAGCCGATCTCGAAGATCGCCATCCCGGGCTATTTCCTGAACGGTATGGATCAGGCGCGGACGATCATCGAGGAGATCGACCATCCGCGGCTCAAGATCCTGTTCGATTGTTATCATGCGGCGGCGTTGACCGACGGCGACATCCTCTCCGCGTTCGCGTCCGTCGCCCCGTGGGTCGGCCACGTCCAGATCGCCGCCTACCCGGGACGCGACGAGCCGCGCGTCGGAGCGGCGGCCTCGCCGGACTTCGCCCGCCTTCTGCCCGCGCTCGCCGCCGGCGGCTATCCCGGCCCGTTCGGCTGCGAATATCGCCCCGCCGGCGACATCGCCGCCTGCGTCGCGGACCTGCGCACCATCGCCTGA
- a CDS encoding NAD(P)-dependent oxidoreductase, with the protein MASNETIGFVGVGLMGHGIAKNILEKGYSVTVAAHRNRAPVEDLVARGATEAASLADLAAASTIVFLCLTDSAAVEQVVRGLEPGLAAGSVVVDCSTADPSVTERIAARLAEKGVDYCDSPLGGTPVQAEAGQLQAIVGAAPAVFERLKPVFETWAARVVHIGGVGDGHRMKLVNNFLSLGYGAIYAEALAIAAKSGLSVTQFDKVIRGSRMDCGFYQTFMGYALDGNREAHRFTLANAYKDLRYVEAMADAGPVAAPVASAVKNAYARAVAMGGDGPEDYVPHLTDWVARANGLPGRDDGGA; encoded by the coding sequence ATGGCTTCGAACGAGACGATCGGGTTCGTCGGCGTCGGCCTGATGGGGCACGGCATCGCCAAGAACATTCTCGAGAAGGGCTATTCCGTCACCGTCGCCGCCCATCGCAACCGCGCGCCGGTCGAGGATCTCGTCGCCCGCGGTGCCACGGAGGCGGCGAGCCTCGCCGACCTCGCCGCGGCCTCGACGATCGTCTTCCTCTGCCTCACCGATTCCGCCGCCGTCGAGCAGGTGGTGCGCGGCCTCGAACCGGGGCTCGCCGCCGGCAGCGTCGTCGTCGATTGCTCGACCGCCGATCCGAGCGTCACCGAACGGATCGCCGCGCGCCTCGCGGAAAAAGGCGTCGATTATTGCGATTCTCCGCTCGGCGGCACGCCCGTTCAGGCCGAAGCCGGACAGCTCCAGGCGATCGTCGGCGCGGCGCCTGCCGTGTTCGAGCGCCTGAAGCCGGTCTTCGAGACCTGGGCCGCCCGCGTCGTCCACATCGGCGGCGTCGGCGACGGCCACCGCATGAAGCTCGTCAACAATTTCCTCTCGCTCGGCTATGGCGCGATCTATGCCGAGGCGCTGGCGATCGCCGCGAAATCGGGCCTCAGCGTCACCCAGTTCGACAAGGTGATCCGCGGCAGCCGGATGGATTGCGGCTTCTACCAGACCTTCATGGGCTACGCCCTCGACGGCAACCGCGAGGCCCACCGCTTCACCCTGGCGAACGCCTACAAGGACCTGCGCTATGTGGAGGCGATGGCCGACGCCGGCCCGGTCGCCGCCCCGGTCGCGAGCGCGGTGAAGAACGCCTATGCCCGTGCGGTGGCGATGGGCGGCGACGGGCCGGAGGATTATGTCCCCCACCTCACCGACTGGGTCGCCCGCGCCAACGGCCTGCCCGGGCGGGACGACGGCGGCGCCTGA
- a CDS encoding VOC family protein — translation MGLRIKIAAGLVAATALFAGPVFAAEAPAVAVAPQYGTSHVYVAPADVDRFAASFLATFGGKSTKQVVTHVTPTPSTTTSQLLQTPVGQVSLFGFTTPIPYPFGAERTGSLVRDLDEAVRQARASGAAVVVSPFADPIGRDAIIEWPGGVMMQLYIHNTAPNNPPFETVPENRVYVAPETVDAFVADFVRFSGGKVVSDEPRAPGAEIGRPGDTYRRIRITSDFGRMVVLTTDGHLPFPYGRETTGYEVADLAATLDKAKAAGATVLTGPYTADGRKAAMVEFPGGYIAEIHAVAH, via the coding sequence ATGGGCCTCAGGATCAAGATCGCGGCGGGCTTGGTCGCGGCCACCGCCCTGTTCGCCGGCCCCGTCTTCGCCGCCGAGGCCCCTGCGGTTGCCGTGGCGCCGCAATATGGCACCAGCCACGTCTATGTCGCGCCGGCGGACGTCGATCGCTTCGCCGCGAGTTTCCTGGCGACCTTCGGCGGCAAGAGCACGAAGCAGGTCGTCACCCACGTGACGCCGACCCCGTCTACGACGACGTCCCAGTTGCTGCAGACACCGGTCGGGCAGGTCTCTTTGTTCGGCTTCACGACGCCGATCCCCTATCCCTTCGGCGCGGAGCGGACCGGCTCCCTCGTGCGCGATCTCGACGAGGCGGTCCGTCAGGCCCGCGCGAGCGGTGCGGCGGTCGTCGTCAGCCCCTTCGCCGATCCGATCGGGCGCGACGCGATCATCGAGTGGCCGGGCGGCGTCATGATGCAGCTCTACATCCACAACACCGCACCGAACAATCCGCCGTTCGAGACGGTGCCGGAGAACCGCGTCTATGTGGCGCCAGAGACCGTGGATGCCTTCGTCGCCGACTTCGTCCGCTTCTCCGGCGGCAAGGTCGTTTCGGACGAGCCGCGCGCGCCCGGAGCCGAGATCGGGCGGCCGGGCGACACCTATCGCCGCATCCGCATCACCTCCGATTTCGGACGCATGGTGGTCCTGACGACGGACGGTCACCTGCCGTTCCCCTATGGCCGCGAGACGACCGGTTACGAGGTCGCCGACCTCGCCGCGACGCTCGACAAGGCGAAGGCGGCCGGCGCGACAGTCCTGACGGGCCCCTACACGGCCGACGGCCGCAAGGCCGCGATGGTCGAATTCCCGGGCGGCTACATCGCCGAGATCCACGCCGTCGCGCACTGA
- a CDS encoding GMC family oxidoreductase — MGEAYDYIVVGAGSAGSILAARLSERPQTRVLLVEAGGSDNSFWLKIPIGYAKSYYNPQTNWMYWTEPEANVDGRKLYAPRGKVIGGSGAINAMIFVRGAREDFDDWRAAGNPGWGYDDVLPAFRRLESHAGGASPWHGGDGPIAVTPMRDGIHPVSRAFLDGCKEIGLPENPDFNGERIEGAGVYDINVRRGIRSSSSREYLRPALRRPNLTVLKDTLVERVRIEAGRAVGIEVRRGTETRFIAARGEVILSAGAFGTPTLLQLSGIGDGAHLASLGVATRHYLPAVGRNLQDHLCASFYYESRVPTLNGPFASLFGQMRYAAQWALTRSGPFAMSVNQAGGFLRGRPDAPRPNIQLYFNPLSYRIPNDPNAGLKPEPYPGFLLCFNACRPTSRGTVMAASPDPGAAPSIRPNYLSTEQDIAEVLEGARLMRRIAGSPAMRRITREEREPSRDAVTDDELLAFFRANCGSIYHPCGTAAMGPDPATSVVDAKLRVHGIDRLRVADASIFPNITSGNINAPTMMVAEMAAQVIAGGARRS, encoded by the coding sequence ATGGGCGAAGCCTACGACTACATCGTCGTCGGGGCCGGCTCCGCCGGCTCGATCCTGGCGGCCCGGCTTTCCGAGCGCCCGCAGACCCGCGTGCTGCTCGTCGAGGCGGGCGGCAGCGACAACTCGTTCTGGCTGAAGATCCCGATCGGCTACGCCAAGAGCTATTACAACCCGCAAACCAACTGGATGTATTGGACGGAGCCGGAGGCGAACGTCGACGGCCGCAAGCTCTATGCGCCCCGCGGCAAGGTGATCGGCGGCTCCGGTGCCATCAACGCCATGATCTTCGTGCGCGGCGCGCGGGAGGATTTCGACGATTGGCGCGCAGCCGGCAATCCCGGCTGGGGCTATGACGATGTCCTGCCCGCCTTCCGTCGTCTCGAAAGCCACGCCGGCGGCGCCTCGCCCTGGCACGGCGGCGACGGCCCGATCGCGGTCACGCCGATGCGCGACGGCATCCATCCCGTCTCGCGGGCCTTTCTCGACGGCTGCAAGGAAATCGGGCTGCCGGAGAACCCCGACTTCAACGGCGAGCGGATCGAAGGCGCTGGGGTCTACGACATCAATGTCCGGCGTGGCATCCGCTCGTCGTCGTCGCGCGAATATTTGCGCCCCGCCCTGCGCCGCCCGAACCTCACCGTCCTCAAGGACACGCTCGTCGAGCGGGTGCGCATCGAAGCCGGGCGGGCCGTCGGCATCGAGGTGCGGCGCGGGACGGAGACGCGCTTCATCGCCGCGCGCGGCGAGGTCATCCTGTCTGCCGGCGCGTTCGGCACGCCGACGCTCCTGCAACTCTCCGGCATCGGCGACGGCGCACACCTCGCGAGCCTCGGCGTCGCGACCCGGCACTATCTGCCGGCCGTCGGGCGCAACCTCCAGGACCATCTCTGCGCCAGCTTCTATTATGAGAGCCGGGTGCCGACGCTGAACGGCCCCTTCGCGAGCCTCTTCGGGCAGATGCGCTACGCGGCGCAGTGGGCGCTGACGCGCTCCGGCCCGTTCGCCATGAGCGTCAACCAGGCCGGCGGCTTTCTGCGCGGCCGGCCGGATGCCCCGCGGCCGAACATCCAGCTTTATTTCAACCCGCTCTCCTACCGGATCCCGAACGACCCGAACGCGGGGCTGAAGCCCGAGCCCTATCCTGGCTTCCTGCTCTGCTTCAACGCCTGCCGGCCGACGAGCCGCGGCACGGTGATGGCGGCCTCGCCCGATCCCGGCGCGGCGCCGTCGATCCGGCCGAATTATCTCTCGACGGAGCAGGACATCGCGGAGGTTCTCGAAGGCGCGCGCCTGATGCGGCGGATCGCCGGGTCGCCCGCCATGCGACGCATCACCCGCGAAGAGCGCGAGCCCTCCCGCGACGCGGTCACGGACGACGAACTCCTCGCCTTCTTCCGGGCGAATTGCGGCTCGATCTATCACCCCTGCGGCACCGCCGCGATGGGCCCGGACCCGGCCACGAGCGTGGTCGACGCGAAACTCCGCGTCCACGGCATCGACAGGCTTCGCGTCGCCGACGCCTCGATCTTCCCCAACATCACCTCGGGCAACATCAACGCCCCGACGATGATGGTCGCGGAGATGGCGGCGCAGGTCATCGCGGGCGGCGCGCGCCGGTCCTGA
- a CDS encoding mandelate racemase/muconate lactonizing enzyme family protein encodes MKIADLDIHVVAVPPPHVGGMYWIFVRLRTECGIEGVGEIYSTAFHPWALSSLIEDVFERYLLGHDPHGIERFWRAAYSSGFTQRPDPTMMGIVSGLEIACWDIIGKAAGQPVHALLGGRVHERLRAYTYLYPKNAAGEFDFNDPDLAAECAAEMVGMGFTAVKFDPAGPYTQYSGHHLSLGVMDRCETFCRKVREAVGSSADLLFGTHGQMVPASAIRLARRLERYDPLWFEEPVPPGQEDAMAQVAAATSIPIATGERLTTKYEFQRVLECKAASILQMNVARVGGLLEAKKIAGMAEAYYAEIAPHLYNGPIGAAASMHLATASPNFLIHEAILDFSGFHAEILKSKLVFEDGYLIAPTEPGLGVELDLAAVAANSPYEGERLHLQMGSEPADVKQFAPARG; translated from the coding sequence ATGAAGATCGCCGATCTCGATATCCACGTCGTCGCCGTGCCCCCGCCGCATGTCGGCGGCATGTATTGGATCTTCGTCCGCCTGCGCACGGAGTGCGGCATCGAGGGCGTCGGTGAGATCTATTCGACGGCGTTCCACCCGTGGGCGCTGTCCTCCCTGATCGAGGATGTGTTCGAGCGCTATCTCCTCGGCCACGATCCCCACGGGATCGAGCGGTTTTGGCGCGCCGCCTATTCGAGCGGCTTCACCCAGCGCCCCGATCCGACGATGATGGGCATCGTCTCCGGCCTCGAGATTGCCTGCTGGGACATCATCGGAAAGGCGGCCGGCCAGCCGGTCCACGCCCTGCTCGGCGGCCGTGTCCACGAACGACTCCGGGCCTACACCTATCTCTATCCGAAGAACGCCGCGGGCGAGTTCGACTTCAACGATCCCGACCTCGCCGCCGAGTGCGCGGCCGAGATGGTGGGCATGGGCTTCACCGCGGTGAAGTTCGATCCGGCCGGCCCCTATACCCAATATTCCGGCCATCACCTGTCGCTCGGCGTGATGGACCGCTGCGAAACCTTCTGCCGCAAGGTGCGCGAGGCGGTCGGCTCGTCGGCCGATCTCCTGTTCGGCACCCATGGCCAGATGGTGCCGGCCTCGGCGATCCGCCTTGCCCGCCGTCTGGAGCGCTACGATCCTTTGTGGTTCGAGGAGCCGGTGCCGCCGGGACAGGAGGACGCGATGGCCCAGGTTGCCGCCGCGACCTCGATCCCGATCGCGACCGGCGAACGGCTCACCACGAAATACGAGTTCCAGCGGGTTCTGGAATGCAAGGCCGCCTCGATCCTCCAGATGAACGTCGCCCGCGTCGGCGGGCTTCTGGAGGCCAAGAAGATCGCCGGCATGGCCGAGGCCTATTATGCCGAGATCGCGCCGCACCTCTACAACGGCCCGATCGGCGCGGCGGCCTCGATGCACCTCGCGACCGCCTCGCCGAACTTCCTCATCCACGAGGCGATCCTCGACTTCTCCGGCTTCCACGCGGAGATCCTGAAGTCGAAGCTCGTCTTCGAGGACGGCTACCTCATCGCGCCGACCGAGCCGGGCCTCGGCGTCGAGCTCGACCTCGCGGCGGTGGCTGCAAATTCGCCCTATGAGGGCGAGCGGCTGCATCTGCAGATGGGCAGCGAACCGGCCGACGTGAAGCAATTCGCCCCGGCCCGCGGATGA
- a CDS encoding aldehyde dehydrogenase family protein, which yields MILYRNFVSGHFLDPADTPRIAVRSPASGLTVAEIPLASSTDIAAAIATARDAQRRWAALPAIERGNALRRLADGIEAQADRIGAALAAESGKSRTDARGEAIYGAELMRYHAEWARRIEGEIIPSDDPDETLMLRREPIGLVACLIPFNYPIYTLIRKIAPALIAGNGVVVRPSNATPASALVLAECVAEAELPAGLVSILAMDHDAAARLCTDPAIGMITLTGSVTAGRAVLDYAKANIAKPSLELGGKTPVIVAPDADLDAVAAGLLAAKTTHCGQLCTAPARLYAHRSIHDALLARLRDAFRARPFGDRAVDPARMGPLQTEAARSALHAMVERAVAEGAVLEAGGTLPEGPGWFYPPTLLSGCRQDMEIVREEVFGPVLPVLVYDDAEESLALANDHQYGLSSVLFTNDHRTIMRFAGAIEAGELYVNRFPADPYQGFHAGWKRSGLGGDDGKHGMLEFTQTRLVILKH from the coding sequence ATGATCCTCTATCGCAACTTCGTATCCGGACACTTTCTCGATCCCGCCGATACGCCACGGATCGCCGTGCGCTCGCCGGCAAGCGGCCTTACCGTCGCGGAAATCCCGCTCGCCTCGAGCACCGACATCGCCGCGGCGATCGCAACCGCGCGCGACGCCCAGCGCCGCTGGGCGGCTCTCCCCGCGATCGAGCGCGGCAACGCGCTCCGCCGGCTCGCAGACGGCATCGAGGCGCAGGCGGACCGGATCGGCGCCGCGCTCGCGGCCGAATCCGGCAAGAGTCGCACGGACGCCCGCGGCGAGGCGATCTACGGGGCGGAATTGATGCGCTATCACGCCGAATGGGCGCGGCGGATCGAGGGCGAGATCATCCCGAGCGACGATCCGGACGAGACGCTCATGCTGCGCCGCGAGCCGATCGGTTTGGTCGCCTGCCTGATCCCGTTCAACTATCCGATCTACACGCTCATCCGGAAGATCGCCCCCGCCCTCATCGCCGGCAACGGCGTCGTCGTGCGCCCGAGCAACGCGACGCCGGCCTCCGCCCTCGTCCTCGCCGAGTGCGTCGCCGAGGCGGAACTGCCCGCGGGCCTCGTCTCGATCCTCGCCATGGATCATGACGCCGCGGCCCGGCTCTGCACCGATCCGGCGATCGGGATGATCACCCTCACGGGCAGCGTCACGGCCGGCCGCGCAGTGCTCGACTATGCCAAGGCCAACATCGCCAAGCCCTCGCTCGAACTCGGCGGCAAGACGCCGGTGATCGTCGCGCCCGATGCCGATCTCGATGCGGTCGCCGCCGGGCTTCTCGCCGCCAAGACGACCCATTGCGGCCAGCTCTGCACGGCGCCGGCGCGGCTCTACGCCCACCGCTCGATCCACGATGCCTTGCTCGCGCGGTTGCGGGACGCCTTCCGCGCCCGCCCCTTCGGCGACCGCGCCGTCGATCCGGCCCGCATGGGCCCGCTCCAGACCGAGGCGGCGCGCAGCGCGCTCCACGCCATGGTCGAGCGCGCCGTCGCCGAGGGCGCCGTCCTGGAAGCCGGCGGGACGCTCCCCGAGGGTCCCGGCTGGTTCTATCCGCCGACGCTGCTCTCCGGATGCCGCCAGGACATGGAGATCGTGCGCGAGGAGGTCTTCGGCCCGGTGCTGCCCGTGCTCGTCTACGACGACGCCGAGGAGTCTCTCGCCCTCGCCAACGATCACCAATACGGCCTGTCGTCCGTGCTGTTCACGAACGACCACCGCACCATCATGCGCTTCGCCGGCGCGATCGAGGCAGGCGAACTCTACGTCAACCGCTTCCCGGCCGACCCCTATCAGGGCTTCCATGCCGGCTGGAAGCGTTCCGGCCTCGGCGGTGACGACGGCAAGCACGGCATGCTTGAATTCACCCAGACGCGCCTCGTCATCCTGAAACACTGA